The Pseudomonas entomophila genome segment TTCGGTCTCATTGGCAGTGATGGTGGTTTCGACCTGGGCGATACGCCCCACCAGGGCAGCCGTCTTCGGCGCCAGGCCGGTCTTGCGGAAATAGCTGGCCAGGCGCTTCTTGAGGTTCTTGGCCTTGCCCACATACAGCAGCCGGGCTTGGCCGTCGAACATCCGGTACACGCCCGGGCGACCGCTGCAGGTCGCCAGGAACGCGCTTGCGTCAAAAGGTTGAGACATGAGGTGTGTTTAAAGACTTGCGTCGACCATACCGTGGCGGACAGCCAGCAACGTCAGTTCGACGTCGCTGGTGACCGAGAGTTTTTCGAAGATCCGATAACGGTAAGTATTGACGGTCTTGGGGGACAGACACAACTTGTCGGAGATGATCTGCACTTTCTGGCAGCCGACGATCATCAGGGCGATCTGGATTTCCCGCTCCGAAAGGGCGTCGAACGGCGAGCCCTGGGGCTGGAACGACTTCAACGCCAGTTGCTGGGCGATCTGCGGGCAGATGTAGCGCTGACCGGCGAAGGCCAGGCGAATCGCCTGGACCATCTCGTCGAGCCCGGCCCCCTTCGTCAGGTAGCCGGCGGCACCCGCCTGCAGCAACCGGGTGGGGAACGGGTCTTCCTCGCACACCGTCACCGCGACCACTTTCGTGTCCGGATGGCTGCGCAGCAGCTTGCGCGTTGCCTCCAGGCCGCCGATCCCTGGCATTTTCACGTCCATCAGGACCACGTCAGGCTTGAGCTCACGGGCGAGTTTGAGGGCGGACTCGCCGGAGTCCGCCTCCCCCACCACTTGCAGGCCGTCGATGTCGGCCAGCATGCGCGTGATGCCGGTACGCACCAGATCGTGATCGTCGACCACCAGGACCCTAATCAAGCAGACACCTCGTTAGTGGGGCGATTGGATCCCGCCACCTTAACAAAAAATTTCACGGCGAACCTAGCGCAAAGCGTCATGGAAGTATGCCTGCCGGTCGAGGCGCCGTACCCGCGGAGCATCCGGCCCGTCCGTTTCACCTGCCAGGCGGTTGAGCAGGTGCCATACCGCTGCCTGGTCGGCCGACGGCAAACGCCGAAAGGCGCCGAGCAGACGGTCTTCGTCGGCGGTCAGGCTGTCCAGGGGCGCGGGGGTGCAGACCCCGCTCAACACGTACAGCGCATCGACGCCCTTGGCCGCCACGGCAGCCAGATAGTCCATGCGCGGTGTGCGCTCGCCGCTTTCGTACTTGCCCTGGGCATTGGGCTCTACCCCCCCGATATCACCGAATACGCGCTGGGTTAGGCCCAGGCGTTCGCGCTCTTCTCGTAGGCGGGGACCAAATCCGTTCATCTGCGTGCCTCCTTTGCGTGGATGGTGGACGGGTGCATCCAGCACCCGAGTGAATACGTCTGCATTCGCTCGGCACTATGCCAATTGGATCCAATCCTTGCAAGCCATCATTGCGCCACGCCCCTGAAAGCCGGGGCAATGAGAGCGGTTACTGGGCCATGTTGCCTGGCATCTGCATGCCAGTGAAAGCTCATGGCACGTGCCGCTGCATGCGCACGAAACATTCATCAACACCCACCTCTACAAATCCCCGGCGCAGGTACAGCTGTCGCGCCGGGTTACTGTTGAACACCGTCAAGCGAAGCAACGGCAAACGCCGATGCGCCGCCCAGCTTGCCAACGTCTCCAGCGCCCAGCTCCCTACACCTCTTCCACGATGCTCAGGCAGCAGGTGCAACTCGCGGATGTACAAAGCCTGGCGGTCCTGGCTCAGGCTGCAGAACCCCAGCACCTGGTCGTCCTCGACCAGCAGCCACTGCTCGCGCCAGCCCCAGGCTTCGTCGAAGGCCTCCTCGATCCATAGCAGGTCGAATTCACGGTAGTACGGCAGCATGGCGCGACGGGTCAGGTCACGGGCGAAGGTACGCTGGTTATCGGTGGCGGGAATCAGTTGAGGGGGCATCATCGAACACACGGATCAAGAGGTTTCGGGGGTATAGCAGACCGGCGAACTGCCCGGGCCGCGTCGCTCCAGTTCGTCTTCCAGCCAGCGGGCCAGTACCTGGGCATTGTTGTGCTCGGTGTCCTTGCCGGCATGCAGCAAGGTCAGGACGCCCTTGTCGGCCACGTCCAGCAAGGGGTACCAATGCTCGGGATGGGCAGCCAGTTCTTGCTGGTAGCGCCGGGTGAAACCGGCAAAATCCAGCTCACCGGCATGGAACGCCTTGCGCAGTTCGTCGGAAGGCGCCACCTCACGCAACCATCGGCCCAGCAGGTCTTCCTTGCGCGTGTTGCGCGGCCACAGGCGATCGACCAACACACGCTGGCCATCGCTCGGCAATGCCGCTTCGTAGACACGCTTGCATCGAATCATAAGCCACCTGCGCGACATCTCACCTCAGCAAGCCTAAGGCGTTCATTGACCGAGGTCACGCACCAGTAACGAATTGTTTCTATGCTGAAAGCCTTCGGCACCCTTGCCCGACGCCAACCGGAGCCCCCATGGCAACCCCGTCACTGGCCAGCCAGCCGCAACTGACACACCGCGATTCGCACCCCCCGCTTGCTCACAAACCCAGCCGCGCCACCCTCACCCTGTTCATCGGTTTGCTCCTGACCGGCCTGGCCTACACCTTTTGGAGCCTCAAGCAGGACGTCAGCGCCAGCGGCACCGTGGTCACCACCGTCACCCCGTTCCTGTTGCTGGGCCTGGCGCTGCTGATCGCTCTGGGCTTCGAATTCGTCAACGGTTTCCACGACACCGCCAATGCCGTGGCCACGGTGATCTACACCCACTCGCTGCCGGCACCAGTGGCGGTGGTATGGTCGGGGCTGTGCAATTTTCTCGGCGTATTGCTTTCCAGCGGGGCGGTGGCGTTCGGCATCATCGCCCTGCTACCGGTTGAACTGATCCTGCAGGTGGGCTCCAACACCGGTTTCGCCATGGTCTTCGCCCTGCTGCTGGCGGCGATCATCTGGAACCTGGGTACCTGGTGGCTGGGCCTGCCGGCCTCCTCCTCGCACACCCTGATCGGCTCGATCATCGGCGTGGGCGTGGCCAACGCGCTGATGCACGGGCGCGACGGCACCAGCGGGGTGGACTGGACCCAGGCCAGCAAGGTCGGCTACGCCCTGCTGTTCTCGCCGCTGATCGGCTTCGCCTGCGCCGCCCTGCTGCTACTGGCTCTGCGCACGCTGGTCAAGCGCCAGGAGCTGTACCAGGCGCCAGAAGGCCAGACCCCGCCGCCCTGGTGGATCCGTGGCGTGCTGATCCTGACCTGCACCGGCGTGTCGTTCGCCCATGGCTCGAACGACGGGCAGAAAGGCATGGGCCTGATCATGCTCATTCTGGTCGGCACCCTGCCCATGGCCTACGCCCTGAACAAGACCATGCCCAACGAGCAGGCCCTGCAGTTCTCGGCCGTGGCGCAGGTAACCCGCCAGGCGCTGGTGCGCAGTGCGCCGCAGCCGGCACCCGACGACCCGCGCCAGACCCTCACCGACTTTATCAGCGTGCCCAAGGCCAGCCCCGAACTGGTTCCCGCCCTGGCCAAACTGACCGGCATGATCGGCGAGGAAGTCAAAGGCTACGGCTCGCTCAAGCGTGTGCCCGCCGAGGCCATGGCCAACGTGCGCAACGACATGTACCTGACCAGCGAGGCGATTCGCCTGCTCGACAAGCACCAGCTCGCCCATTTCGATGCCGACACCAGCCGCCACGTGCAACTGTTCAAGCGCCAGCTGGACGATGCCACCCGCTACATCCCGCTGTGGGTCAAGGTGGCGGTGGCGATCGCCCTGGGCCTGGGCACCCTGGTCGGCTGGCGGCGCATCGTGGTCACGGTCGGCGAGAAGATCGGCAAGACCCATCTGAGCTATGCCCAGGGCGCCTCGGCCGAGGTGGTGGCGATGTGCACCATCGGTGCGGCGGACCTATTCGGGCTGCCGGTGTCGACCACCCACGTGCTCAGCTCCGGTGTGGCCGGGAGCATGGTGGCCAACGGGTCGGGAATCCAGAAGCGCACCCTGGTCAACCTGCTGATGGCCTGGGTGTTGACCTTGCCAGCGGCGATGCTGCTGGCGGGGAGCCTGTACTGGTTACTCAACCAGCTCGCCTGATCCTGTAGGAGCGGCTTCAGCCGCGATCACCGAGGTGAGGCACGATCAACCGGGTATCTTCAGGCCACGCTGCACCGCCGGGCGCTCGAGGAAGCTGCCCAGCACCCGCTGCACTTCCCTGAACTCATCGAACCCCACCAGGTCCCGCGCGTTGTAGCGTTCCACCAGGTTGCGCACCCAGGGGAACATGGCGATATCGGCGATGCTGTACGCGTCCACCATCCATTCACGCCCACTCAGGTGCCGATCCAGCACCCCCAGTAACC includes the following:
- the gacA gene encoding response regulator transcription factor GacA — its product is MIRVLVVDDHDLVRTGITRMLADIDGLQVVGEADSGESALKLARELKPDVVLMDVKMPGIGGLEATRKLLRSHPDTKVVAVTVCEEDPFPTRLLQAGAAGYLTKGAGLDEMVQAIRLAFAGQRYICPQIAQQLALKSFQPQGSPFDALSEREIQIALMIVGCQKVQIISDKLCLSPKTVNTYRYRIFEKLSVTSDVELTLLAVRHGMVDASL
- a CDS encoding helix-turn-helix domain-containing protein, with the translated sequence MNGFGPRLREERERLGLTQRVFGDIGGVEPNAQGKYESGERTPRMDYLAAVAAKGVDALYVLSGVCTPAPLDSLTADEDRLLGAFRRLPSADQAAVWHLLNRLAGETDGPDAPRVRRLDRQAYFHDALR
- a CDS encoding GNAT family N-acetyltransferase — protein: MPPQLIPATDNQRTFARDLTRRAMLPYYREFDLLWIEEAFDEAWGWREQWLLVEDDQVLGFCSLSQDRQALYIRELHLLPEHRGRGVGSWALETLASWAAHRRLPLLRLTVFNSNPARQLYLRRGFVEVGVDECFVRMQRHVP
- a CDS encoding DUF488 domain-containing protein, whose translation is MIRCKRVYEAALPSDGQRVLVDRLWPRNTRKEDLLGRWLREVAPSDELRKAFHAGELDFAGFTRRYQQELAAHPEHWYPLLDVADKGVLTLLHAGKDTEHNNAQVLARWLEDELERRGPGSSPVCYTPETS
- a CDS encoding inorganic phosphate transporter codes for the protein MATPSLASQPQLTHRDSHPPLAHKPSRATLTLFIGLLLTGLAYTFWSLKQDVSASGTVVTTVTPFLLLGLALLIALGFEFVNGFHDTANAVATVIYTHSLPAPVAVVWSGLCNFLGVLLSSGAVAFGIIALLPVELILQVGSNTGFAMVFALLLAAIIWNLGTWWLGLPASSSHTLIGSIIGVGVANALMHGRDGTSGVDWTQASKVGYALLFSPLIGFACAALLLLALRTLVKRQELYQAPEGQTPPPWWIRGVLILTCTGVSFAHGSNDGQKGMGLIMLILVGTLPMAYALNKTMPNEQALQFSAVAQVTRQALVRSAPQPAPDDPRQTLTDFISVPKASPELVPALAKLTGMIGEEVKGYGSLKRVPAEAMANVRNDMYLTSEAIRLLDKHQLAHFDADTSRHVQLFKRQLDDATRYIPLWVKVAVAIALGLGTLVGWRRIVVTVGEKIGKTHLSYAQGASAEVVAMCTIGAADLFGLPVSTTHVLSSGVAGSMVANGSGIQKRTLVNLLMAWVLTLPAAMLLAGSLYWLLNQLA